The proteins below come from a single Lentimicrobiaceae bacterium genomic window:
- a CDS encoding YggS family pyridoxal phosphate-dependent enzyme: MEILTEHINNIIQQIPAHVSLIAVTKTRPVEVLRQAYDIGLRDFGENRVQEMIDKHSNLPSDIRWHQIGHLQTNKVKFIAPFIHLIHSVESLKLLEEINKQAKKNNRVIDCLLQVYIATEESKFGLDETEMEDLLSSSAYKTMNNIRICGLMGMATFTDDVSLIRKEFTSLKAIFETVKQKHFANLSSFNQLSMGMSGDYQIAIEEGSTMVRIGTALFGDR; this comes from the coding sequence ATGGAAATCCTTACTGAACATATTAACAATATTATACAGCAGATACCGGCGCATGTAAGCCTCATTGCTGTAACCAAGACACGGCCTGTTGAGGTACTGAGACAGGCCTATGACATAGGTTTGCGTGACTTTGGCGAAAACAGGGTACAGGAAATGATTGACAAGCATTCTAACCTGCCCAGTGATATCAGATGGCACCAGATAGGTCATTTGCAAACCAATAAAGTGAAGTTCATAGCTCCGTTTATTCACTTGATTCACAGTGTTGAAAGCCTGAAATTACTTGAAGAAATAAATAAACAGGCGAAAAAAAACAACCGGGTTATAGATTGTTTGCTTCAGGTGTATATAGCTACAGAAGAATCAAAATTTGGCCTCGACGAAACAGAGATGGAAGATTTACTGTCGTCATCAGCATATAAAACGATGAACAACATCAGAATATGCGGGCTTATGGGTATGGCTACCTTTACTGATGATGTTTCACTTATCAGAAAGGAGTTTACTTCATTGAAAGCGATTTTTGAAACAGTTAAACAAAAGCATTTTGCTAATCTGTCATCTTTCAATCAATTGTCAATGGGAATGTCGGGCGATTATCAAATAGCCATAGAAGAAGGCAGTACGATGGTAAGAATTGGCA